In Opisthocomus hoazin isolate bOpiHoa1 chromosome 3, bOpiHoa1.hap1, whole genome shotgun sequence, a genomic segment contains:
- the FOXF2 gene encoding LOW QUALITY PROTEIN: forkhead box protein F2 (The sequence of the model RefSeq protein was modified relative to this genomic sequence to represent the inferred CDS: inserted 1 base in 1 codon) translates to MTTEQRPEPPVPLRSRSPAPGALQMSRPPSSALETSTSSSSTSTSSSSSSSSSSAAASSKSKKASSGLRRPEKPPYSYIALIVMAIQSSPSKRLTLSEIYQFLQARFPFFRGSYQGWKNSVRHNLSLNECFIKLPKGLGRPGKGHYWTIDPASEFMFEEGSFRRRPXGFRRKCQALKPMYRMMNGLGFGASILPQGFDFQAPPASLACHSNGYNLDMMPNAMAGGYEGLGGGHHVPHMSPNPGSTYMASCPVTANGDYGPDSSSSPVPSSPAMASAIECHSPYASPSAHWTASGASPYIKQQGLPPAANAASSGIHSSVPSYSLEQGYLHQSPRDDLSVGLPRYQHHPSPVCDRKDFVLNFNGISSFHPSAGGSYYHHHHHQSVCQDIKPCVM, encoded by the exons ATGACCACCGAGcagcggccggagccccccgtcCCTCtccgctcccgcagcccggctcccggAGCTCTCCAGATGAGCCGGCCGCCCTCCTCCGCCCTGGAgacctccacctcctcttcctccacctccacctcctcctcctcctcctcctcctcctcctcggcggcGGCGTCCTCCAAGAGCAAGAAGGCCAGCTCGGGGCTGCGGCGGCCCGAGAAGCCCCCCTACTCCTACATCGCCCTCATCGTCATGGCCATCCAGAGCTCGCCCTCCAAGCGCCTGACCCTCAGCGAGATCTACCAGTTCCTGCAGGCCCGCTTCCCCTTCTTCCGAGGTTCCTACCAGGGCTGGAAGAACTCGGTTCGCCACAACCTCTCGCTCAACGAGTGCTTCATCAAGCTGCCCAAGGGCCTGGGCCGCCCGGGCAAGGGCCACTACTGGACCATCGACCCGGCCAGCGAGTTCATGTTCGAGGAGGGCTCCTTCCGACGGCGGC GCGGCTTCAGGAGGAAATGCCAGGCCCTGAAGCCCATGTACCGCATGATGAACGGGCTGGGCTTCGGGGCCTCCATCCTCCCGCAGGGCTTCGACTTCCaggcccccccagcctccctcgcCTGCCACTCCAACGGCTACAACCTCGACATGATGCCCAACGCCATGGCCGGCGGCTACGAGGGTCTCGGCGGCGGCCACCACGTCCCGCACATGTCCCCCAACCCCGGCTCGACCTACATGGCCAGCTGCCCGGTGACTGCCAACGGGGACTACGGCcccgacagcagcagcagccccgtgccCTCCTCGCCCGCCATGGCCAGCGCCATCGAGTGCCACTCGCCCTACGCCAGCCCGTCGGCCCACTGGACTGCCTCGGGGGCTTCGCCCTACATCAAGCAGCAgggcctcccccccgccgccaacGCCGCGTCCTCCGGCATCCACTCCAGCGTGCCCTCCTACTCCCTGGAGCAGGGGTACCTGCACCAGAGCCCCCGCGACGACCTCTCAG TGGGGTTGCCCCGCTACCAGCATCACCCGTCCCCGGTGTGCGACAGGAAAGATTTCGTCCTCAATTTCAACGGCATTTCCTCGTTTCACCCGTCCGCTGGCGGGTCctactaccaccaccaccaccaccaaagcgTCTGTCAGGACATCAAGCCCTGCGTGATGTGA